GATCAGGATGAAATTGAAGGCGAAGAGTCCGAATAGCCCGAGTAAAATGGCGAACCCTTTTCCCACCTGTGCCGCTTGCGCAGTCGCCACGGCGAATGGGCGGTTGCGTGCCAGAATTGCGCGAAGGACCCGGCCACCGTCCATCGGAAAGCCCGGTAGCATGTTAAAGGCCGCGAGCACCACGTTGATGACCGCGAGATACGCGAGTACGAACTGAGCCGACTCGAGAGAGGCAGGCATCACAACGACGAGCGAATAGAACACGACCCCGAGTCCGACGCTAACGATGGGCCCAGCAATTGCTATCAGAAGCTCTTGTCGCCAGTTCGTCGGCTGGTCGGTAAGCTGTGCGACGCCTCCGAGCAGCCACAGCGTAATCGAATCGATGTCCGGTGTCTGGTTGAGCGTCATATTCCCGTCACTGAGTCGCCGACGTCATCGAAGCGCGGTCGGTACCGAATCGCCGCCCCGTTGTTCCGATTCTGGTTCGTCTACGGCAACCAAGACCGGCTTCGAATCCTCGGAGAGAGTGCGTTTGACGAACTCGTCGCACCCGAACTCGCAGATCACGTTAGTCCCCTGTTCGAGCGACTCTGTCAGCAGGCGCTATCACAGTTGACCGACCAGCGATTCACCGATGTCGGTCAGTGGTGGTTCAAGCAACACGAACTAGACGTGCTCGGACTAAGCGAAGACGGACTCGTTGCAGGCGAATGTAAGTTCACGTCACGACCAGTAAGTGAAGGTGTTCTCTCGGATCTCGAACGAACCGCAGACGAAGTCCGATGGTCAAACGAACCCGCGAATGCAGACCCACTGTACACTCTATTCAGTCGATCCGGGTACACTGACGATCTCAAACAAACTGCACAAACTCGGAATGATGTTCGGCTCTTTGATTTAGAAGGCATCCTCTCCGCGATATGAGTTCTAGCCAAAATCACAAAACACATTAAAATCTTTAATATTTGGTACCTCGTGATGCTTACGACCCGCTGATCGTCTATCATACTGTCCTAAGCAAAGACGTGGATAGACCGAGATCCTGCTTCACTGGTGATAGTCAGATCAATCCTGTCTCAAAGCGGCGTTCCACTAATAGTCAGTGAATACTCAAGTCAGGGGTTCAGCGACTCGGTAATCGGCCGGTGGTTGAATCGTTGGCTCGGTGAACCAACAAATCACTGATTTATTGACTCAGTGGTTTGTGGAACTGCTAAATTGCCGATTCTGTGAATCAGTGATTTCATGATTCATTGATTTATGCCGAAATACGGAAAATAACCACTTATGGGGCTTAATGCGACATTTGAGGGTGGGGGAAAGTACAAAAGAATGTCTGACAAGGATTTATGAGTCACTGATTCAAAGATCTAATCATGACAGAGACACCACGTGGATGGGGCGTCGTCCCATCGACCGAAATACCCACGGTCGCATTCGGTAACCAGAAGGGCGGGACAGGAAAGACAACGGCAACGATAAACAGCGCAGCGGCGCTGGCGACTCGAGATCACGATGTACTCGCAATCGATATGGACCCACAAGCGGATATGACGAAGGGAGTCGGATTGGGACCAGGCGACGATGATGATCCGTCGAGTCCAAAAAATAATCTGCCGAATACACTCGTTACCGACGACGGGAACCTTCTAGACGTACTCGTTGACAATCCACGCACGCACGATACACGAATTTCAGAGATTTTGATTCAGGCTGACGAATACGATCATTTGAACTTCGACCTGGTCCCGAGTCACAAAGATATGGGCCTCGCTCGAGATTGGATGGACGATGCAAATGCTCGACTCTCACTGAAGACAGCCCTCGAAGAGCTCGTTGATGACGGATACGACTATGATTTTATTTTGATCGACTGTCCACCCGACCTCTCGGTCCTAACTGATGCAGCGTTCATCGCTGCACAGAATGTGTTCTTGGCTGCACAGACCCAGGCAACGTCACGAGATGCCCTAGACGATCTCTGGGACCAACTGGAATCGATAGAGGACAACCAACAGGCCGACATCGCAATCATCGGGTTACTAGCGAATATGTACCGAGATGACGGCCAATCACAAAAATTCCTGAACGCGTTTGACGAGTCGTTCGCGGCGATGGCGCCGATTTTCAAACTCCCAATGCGAGTGGCAATACAGCGCGCTTGGGACAATGGGAACGATATTTTCGAGTGGGAAGACGCGAACGACCAAGAAGTTGAACGCGAGGTGTTCCTCGAGATTGCAGAGACGATGGAACGTGCGTTCGACAAAACGCAGGTGGAGGTGTAACTATGCCTCGAGGAATGGATGAACGATTTGAGAATCCTTCGGACGAAGCGGGTGATGGCGATAATAGTGATGCTAGCACTGAGGAGGAAACTTCGGAGACGTCGTCGGAATCAGACGGAGAAGTGAGCCAAACTGCAGTGACTACCGAAGAACAACCCGGACGGCGAGGTACTGCTGGCACAACTGCTTCTGAATCGTCGGCCAGTGACGCAGATGAGACAGATGACGAACCGCTGAATATTCGACAAGATTGGGACTCTTCTACGATATACGTCGAACCGGAACAAAGTGAGGATATCGAGGTTACCTTCACTCGCTTGAAAAAGCAACTGAAACGCGAAGATATTGTACTAGAGAAAAACAAGCACTTTTACCGCGGGATTTTCGAAATAGCGTTCGGTGAGCACCGGGAAGAAACGAAAGAACAAATTCGCGAACTCGCGAAACAAGACGTCGATCAATGAATCAGTGACTCACTGAATTTAGGAATTTGTGTGGATGAGTCTACAGGGCACTACCACGAAGTTTAGAGTCGCTCGAGTGCATTCTGAGCGTTCTCTCTTTCAAATACGCTCTGATTGACGAGCACAACGACACAAGGATGTCTCAGCTTTGTTCGCCCCGTACTCACGATTCGAAAAGAGGAACGTTCCCCTTCGGAGTATGTACACGGGACGCGACGACCGCCGAAAGCGAAACGAGTAACGTGAGCGGAACCGGGTCCGAACCGACTACATTCCCCGTTATCTGGCTGCCCTCTCTAAGGGTTCTCGGTCAAAGTTGATCTGCCGTTGTCGTCCGATCACTAATCGAAAACGGGCCATCCATCGAGACGATCCGTCACAACGTCTGTAACGTCAGTGAGGTACGGCAAACCCCACCGTGCGACCACAATTGCACCGATCGTATTAAACACGATATCCGTCATCGTGTCGTCGAGACCATGCTGGGCCAAGGGCATTTCGAGCCCGGTAAGGCCAGCAACGACATCGAACCCGAATTCACCAATTTCCCAGAAGACGCCGAACGAAAGCACGAAAATCACGATGAAACCCGGTGTCAACTCCGGTGGCAGATAGACCTCGTCGCGATGTTCGTCGAGAATCCGGATCGCAACGTATCCGACCGAACCGGTGAGCGTTGCTGAGAGAGGACGAGTGAGGTTGTGCCACCAGAACGAGCGATCTCGAGCAGATCGGCTGGTCGACCTGCTGGAGGACGTCGGATCGCTCGCGGTCGTCTGTCACGATAACCCGGACCCGGACTGTCTGGCGAGTGCGCTGGCGCTGAAGCGCGTCGCCGAGTACGCTAGCGTCTGGGACATCGAATTCGTCTACAGCGGCGAGGTCACCCACCCGCAAAACCGAGTGTTTGTGAACCTACTCGACATCAACCTCCAAAAGGTTACTTCCGATGCCATCGACGGCTACGATTGCGTCGCTCTCGTTGACTGTTCGATCCCCGGACGAAACAACAGTCTCGAGCCCGAGACTGAAGTCGACATTGTGATCGATCACCACCCCGGTCACGAACCGTCGGCGGAATTCGTCGACTTGCGCGGTGATTACAGCAGTACGACAACGATCATCGTGGAGTACCACCGTGCGCTTGATCTCCCACTCGACGCGGAACTGGCGACGGCATTGCTGTTCGCCATACGGCGCGAGACCCTCGACTTCCTTCGGAACGTCACGGAAAAGGAGTACGAGGCGGCACTGTATTTGCACCCGTTTGTCGATCTCAACCTCCTCAAGAAGATGAACGATCCACCCCTCTCCGAGATCACCGTCGACGCGATCTCGAACGCCATTCAGACGCGGACCGTCCAGTCCGCGTACCTCGTCGCCACCGTCGGCCGGAGTACCGAACGAGACGTGCTCCCTCAGGCGGCCGATTACCTCCTCGATCTGGAAGGCGTCCAGACGATAGTCGTCTTCGGCATCAGCGGAAACGAGATCCACGTTAGCGGCCGGTCGACGGACTCCCGAGTTGATCCCGGCGGTCTCCTCGAGGAAGTGTTCGGTGACGTCGGATCCGCTGGCGGTCACGAAGACATGGCAGCGGCGCAAATTCCGCTCGGGTTGTTCACTGATGTCTCTGAAGAGGACGAAGACCTCATCGACATCGCCGTCAGAATCATCGAACGGCGCTTCTTCCGAGCGGCGGGATATGAAGACAAGGACATTCCCGGCCGGCCTCGGTGACCGGACGGGACGATTCACTTGCACTTGCTGCTCGACGAGCGGTGCCTACCCTCGATAGCAACTGAGATTCGGTCTGGAAGGTGTTAGTCGTTAGTTCGAAGCGTCAGCGTGTATTCTACGTTAGTGTCGGACTCGATTTCCCGCTCCAACGTCGGGTACCCCTCAGCCTCCGCGATAAGTGTATATTCTCCGGCTTCGATCCCGAACTCGGTTTGGCCTTGATTATCAACGTTTTGCGTCTCACTCCAGCCATCGGAGTTGCCTTCGGTGATTCCGACGATGGCGTGATCAATTGGATCTCCGTCACCGTCTTGAACGGTTACCCGCAGCGTGTGCGTTCCGGCTACCACGTCGTTCTCGTCTTCCTCGTCTGCACTATCATCCTCACCGTCAACTTGCTCGTCGTCATCGTCGTCAGCCTCATCCTGCTCGGTAGATTCGTCTTCATCCTCGCTTTCCACATCTTCGTCCTCGTCCTCGGCTTCCTCGTTTTCATCATCGGGCTCTTCGTCACCTCCGTCTCGTTCATCTTCTTGAGCTCGCTCGTCGGAATCGTCGGTCTCCTCTACGCTATCTTCCTCCTCAGTAGAGTCGTCAGTAACCTCGAGGTTGCTGATATCGAGTCTGTATTCGGCTGTTTCCTCACAATTGTCTAGCTCGAACGAGTAGACCGCGTCATCCTCGCCCGGTTCAGGCCCCGTGACACCTATTTCTCTAGTCGAGGAAAGGTCAGTGCCATCCTCATCAAAAATTCGAGCCTCCATATCGACTATCAATTCTGCGTCGCTCGTGTTCTCGAGCATTATGTGTACATGACACTGATCACTCGATGGTTCGCCCAGCCATGAGAAGGCGTGTTGCACGACATCGATGTGGTCAATGGCGTCATCCGACAGTAAAATCTGTCCCGGGATAGATTCGTCTTCGTGCATCTCCTCTTCGCCGTCTTCGTCGGTCTCAGTGTCGGAACCCTCGGCGTTTGAATCGTTATCGAACTCTTCGCCGATATCTTCATTCTCATCGCCGTTTCCGTCGTCGTCGTCCGAATTGTCATCGGATGCGCTACACCCCGCAAGGATCGACGACAGCGAAACCCCCGCAACTGTGCCAAATTCGCGGCGATTCAAATTCACGAGTCTTTCTGTCATGGCTGCCCTCCAGTAATTCTATGTGGAGACATTAATCCTCGAACTGCTATTTTCGTCTCAAGCATGTTTAGAATACCGGATTGATGCAGAATATATTAGAATAGTCTCACATTATTTTCAGAAATTCACGAAAAATTAGGATATCCATATTATATCGGTTTTCTTTAATAATGTATTGTCAATAATTGACGAGAAAATTCAATCCCTGAGTGAGGGAGTACAGCTGCAAGTAACGAGTATAGCAATCGCCCCTAAATGCCTGTAACACTACCGATAATTGTCACGGCTCGTAATTGGAATTCTACCAATCGAAAAGTGCTGAATCCGGGTTCTCGCAGTTAGTGGTCCCACAGATGCCGGCGTCGGCTCCTGCCCGTTCGACGCCATCGGCGACGTGATTGATCTGCCAGTCGACATCGTGTCCCGTTCCCACCTCGTGATCGTTAAGCGCGACACGCGCTCGTCCCAAATTCGCGTACGATTCGAGGAACTCGCACTTACGACACTCGACTACGACGTTTTCTTCACCCATACGAGTTGGTTGGCTCGAAGCCGTGAAAACGCTCCGGTCGGAGACCTGCCAAATTACGCTCAATCCCATATGTGCTATAATATACACAAGAGGACTCGTAAGCTACGACGTTGGTAAATGAAGGAAATACCACTACGGATGCCTCGATATGTCAATTCAGTGTTTACAGCATCTATAGATATTTGATCCGTACATATAGCTGTGTTCGAATAAATGTGAGCCAAGAGTAGTTTAGAATATTTATAATTTTTCTAACAACATCCGCAGATCTGAAAATCGTATATCGCTATATTATTTGCTTGCTCCATCGGTAATGGAACGAGTAGAATACCACGTCTGGCGCCTTTTAGCTCCCGGATACGAACAAAAGAGTCTGGTCGTCACTCGAGCGGGTGAAGCAAGAGTGGTTACGGTGACCCGTGACCGGGTGAAATGATCGATAGTGCGAGCGCATACTCGTGTCTTCAGGCGCGGGAGGAAGTCAATGTACTTCTCAGAGAGAGCAACCAGTCGGTGGAATTTAGACAGCGAATACCCAGGAGGTGTCGTTGTTCGCTCTCGCTGAGTAAGTCTGTGAGCGACATCCTGAACTAACTCCACGAACTGCTCGCTCCCCAAACTAGCCTAACTAATCACTGACGATCACAGTGTAGCGTCGAATTCGGTAACGGTGCCCCCCAGGTAATCCACATATACATTGGCGACGGTGAGTTCTTCGTAGTATTTTTCAAGTGTTCGCATCGTCATCGACAAGTATAAGTGAACTATATGATTGGTATCGTAACCGAGATATAGATGGCGACACTCGGTTCGCTCGCCTACACCGTGCTTTGTGGGTGAGTAGGCAACGAGATATTACCATAGAGATATTGGTGGGTCGCCGTTACTGGCCCAGTACTGACGGGCGAACAACATAGCAGTTCGTACTTCGAGACGTTTGCTGGCATACCAAGTAACGAGTGTCCCATGCAATCAACACTTCAAAGTTGTATTTACTGTAGTACTCATGTAAACACAACCGATGCCCGTTTCCTATAGTGTGTGGGACTAACACGC
This is a stretch of genomic DNA from Natronorubrum sediminis. It encodes these proteins:
- a CDS encoding ParA family protein; this translates as MTETPRGWGVVPSTEIPTVAFGNQKGGTGKTTATINSAAALATRDHDVLAIDMDPQADMTKGVGLGPGDDDDPSSPKNNLPNTLVTDDGNLLDVLVDNPRTHDTRISEILIQADEYDHLNFDLVPSHKDMGLARDWMDDANARLSLKTALEELVDDGYDYDFILIDCPPDLSVLTDAAFIAAQNVFLAAQTQATSRDALDDLWDQLESIEDNQQADIAIIGLLANMYRDDGQSQKFLNAFDESFAAMAPIFKLPMRVAIQRAWDNGNDIFEWEDANDQEVEREVFLEIAETMERAFDKTQVEV
- a CDS encoding DHH family phosphoesterase: MCHQNERSRADRLVDLLEDVGSLAVVCHDNPDPDCLASALALKRVAEYASVWDIEFVYSGEVTHPQNRVFVNLLDINLQKVTSDAIDGYDCVALVDCSIPGRNNSLEPETEVDIVIDHHPGHEPSAEFVDLRGDYSSTTTIIVEYHRALDLPLDAELATALLFAIRRETLDFLRNVTEKEYEAALYLHPFVDLNLLKKMNDPPLSEITVDAISNAIQTRTVQSAYLVATVGRSTERDVLPQAADYLLDLEGVQTIVVFGISGNEIHVSGRSTDSRVDPGGLLEEVFGDVGSAGGHEDMAAAQIPLGLFTDVSEEDEDLIDIAVRIIERRFFRAAGYEDKDIPGRPR
- a CDS encoding carboxypeptidase-like regulatory domain-containing protein, with protein sequence MHEDESIPGQILLSDDAIDHIDVVQHAFSWLGEPSSDQCHVHIMLENTSDAELIVDMEARIFDEDGTDLSSTREIGVTGPEPGEDDAVYSFELDNCEETAEYRLDISNLEVTDDSTEEEDSVEETDDSDERAQEDERDGGDEEPDDENEEAEDEDEDVESEDEDESTEQDEADDDDDEQVDGEDDSADEEDENDVVAGTHTLRVTVQDGDGDPIDHAIVGITEGNSDGWSETQNVDNQGQTEFGIEAGEYTLIAEAEGYPTLEREIESDTNVEYTLTLRTND
- a CDS encoding DUF7542 family protein, which encodes MGEENVVVECRKCEFLESYANLGRARVALNDHEVGTGHDVDWQINHVADGVERAGADAGICGTTNCENPDSALFDW